One window from the genome of Bdellovibrio sp. NC01 encodes:
- the apaG gene encoding Co2+/Mg2+ efflux protein ApaG, whose product MSTQKSVFPEFQITAKVVYVPSESRPEQSYHFFAYKIAITNLGSSPAQLMSRHWVITDAFGTKEEVRGPGVIGIQPKIQPGQTFEYDSACPLHTNTGSMKGRYFMTAENGESFTVEIPEFYLIAPMAIH is encoded by the coding sequence ATGTCGACGCAGAAAAGTGTATTTCCAGAGTTCCAAATCACAGCCAAAGTTGTGTACGTTCCTTCAGAATCAAGACCCGAACAGTCTTATCATTTTTTTGCTTATAAAATCGCGATCACTAATTTAGGAAGCTCCCCTGCACAATTGATGAGCCGTCACTGGGTCATCACGGATGCCTTCGGAACAAAAGAAGAAGTGCGCGGTCCTGGCGTCATCGGCATTCAACCTAAAATCCAACCTGGTCAAACTTTCGAATACGACTCTGCCTGCCCACTTCACACAAACACTGGCAGCATGAAGGGTCGCTATTTCATGACCGCTGAAAACGGCGAAAGTTTTACAGTGGAAATCCCTGAATTCTATTTAATCGCCCCTATGGCGATTCACTAA
- a CDS encoding GNAT family N-acetyltransferase: MKSKQLPIFKKTERLILRPLELYDYENWAQAYSSMRPPQNEWDETNWVDSELTLKKFKELLKKQNLLRAQDKFYEFGIFRKDDGMYIGMVTLMDISRAIFQNAYLGYRIFNNHWNNGYASEACEAAIHIAFKDLKLHRIEAGISPQNKASIRVAKNIKLRKESLSPRRLYVHGKWQDMVLYVATCEEFGFKFRQPNKLTAR; this comes from the coding sequence ATGAAAAGCAAACAGCTGCCTATCTTTAAAAAAACCGAGCGTCTGATTTTACGTCCGCTTGAGTTGTACGATTATGAAAATTGGGCGCAGGCTTATTCATCAATGCGCCCTCCGCAAAATGAATGGGATGAAACCAACTGGGTTGATTCCGAACTGACTTTAAAAAAATTCAAAGAACTTTTGAAAAAACAAAATCTTCTGCGTGCCCAAGATAAGTTTTATGAATTCGGTATCTTCAGAAAAGACGATGGCATGTACATCGGAATGGTGACTCTGATGGATATTTCGCGCGCGATTTTTCAAAATGCCTATTTAGGTTATCGCATCTTCAATAATCACTGGAATAACGGTTACGCAAGCGAAGCCTGCGAAGCTGCGATTCATATTGCCTTTAAAGATTTAAAACTTCATCGCATCGAAGCGGGAATTTCTCCGCAAAATAAAGCTTCGATTCGTGTCGCGAAAAACATAAAACTCCGCAAGGAAAGCTTGAGTCCTCGCCGTTTGTACGTTCATGGGAAATGGCAAGACATGGTTCTGTACGTTGCAACTTGCGAAGAATTTGGATTTAAGTTTAGACAGCCAAATAAATTAACTGCGCGATAA
- a CDS encoding YqjD family protein encodes MAEPSREFVNDIKSTGKQALDTGKSIYNDAKSEIKSKAEDMQSDMRSMWADRYDQIKSRAKDAYSTSEDFVKDHPVATVLGACAIGFVAGLLARRSRD; translated from the coding sequence ATGGCAGAACCATCAAGAGAATTTGTGAATGACATTAAGTCTACTGGTAAACAAGCCCTCGACACAGGCAAAAGCATCTACAACGATGCAAAGTCTGAAATCAAATCTAAAGCTGAAGACATGCAATCAGATATGAGAAGCATGTGGGCAGATCGTTACGATCAAATCAAAAGCAGAGCGAAAGACGCTTACTCTACTTCTGAAGACTTCGTAAAAGATCACCCTGTAGCAACTGTGCTTGGCGCTTGCGCTATCGGCTTCGTTGCGGGTCTTCTTGCTCGTCGCTCTCGCGATTAA
- the pdxH gene encoding pyridoxamine 5'-phosphate oxidase, translated as MLDLSQDPFLHFERLLNEAGEKNVPEANAMTLATVDEKGVPSARIVYFKELSAGGFVFYGNYNSHKGHDISVNPNVCLNFHWPVLWQQIRITGKAEKISAAESDKYFRTRARLSQIGAWASNQSEELKHYDHLALRVQEYEKQFDGQEVPRPPHWGGWRVIPTEIEFWFGLTGRLHERYIYQKTSSGWKTLMRNP; from the coding sequence ATGCTTGATTTAAGCCAAGACCCTTTTCTTCACTTCGAGCGACTTCTTAATGAAGCCGGAGAGAAAAATGTCCCTGAAGCCAACGCAATGACGTTGGCAACAGTGGATGAAAAGGGCGTGCCCTCAGCACGCATAGTTTATTTTAAAGAACTATCGGCTGGGGGTTTTGTTTTTTATGGCAACTACAACAGTCATAAAGGACATGACATCTCAGTAAATCCAAACGTCTGTTTGAATTTCCATTGGCCCGTTCTGTGGCAGCAAATTCGTATCACTGGTAAAGCCGAAAAGATCTCTGCAGCTGAAAGCGATAAATATTTCAGAACTCGCGCACGTCTTAGTCAAATTGGAGCCTGGGCTTCAAATCAAAGTGAAGAGTTGAAACACTACGATCACTTAGCATTACGTGTTCAAGAGTATGAAAAACAATTCGATGGGCAAGAGGTTCCACGTCCTCCGCATTGGGGCGGATGGCGAGTGATCCCGACAGAAATTGAATTCTGGTTCGGTCTCACAGGCCGTCTTCATGAAAGATACATCTATCAAAAAACGTCTTCTGGTTGGAAGACTCTTATGCGAAACCCGTAG
- a CDS encoding FKBP-type peptidyl-prolyl cis-trans isomerase translates to MNKLVLGSLVLAMAFTTACNRKVKLDNDIKKASYAIGQQIGGNLKQQNIEFDADALSQALKDASAGKNEMSKEDMQAAMMKLQEMAMKKQQEQADSNAKAGKEFLEKNKTAAGVKTTASGLQYIVEKEGTGATPKKEDVVKVHYKGTLTNGEQFDSSYDRGQPAEFPVGGVIPGWTEALQLMKVGGKAKLFIPPELAYGPSGRPGIPPNSVLVFEVELMDIVKADKKAKK, encoded by the coding sequence ATGAATAAGTTGGTATTGGGAAGCCTTGTACTTGCAATGGCATTCACAACTGCTTGTAACAGAAAAGTAAAGTTGGACAACGATATTAAAAAAGCGAGCTATGCAATTGGCCAGCAAATCGGTGGTAACTTGAAACAACAAAACATCGAGTTCGATGCAGACGCTTTGTCACAAGCGTTGAAAGATGCTTCAGCTGGTAAAAATGAAATGTCTAAAGAAGACATGCAAGCAGCTATGATGAAGCTTCAAGAAATGGCGATGAAAAAACAACAAGAACAAGCTGATTCAAATGCAAAAGCTGGTAAAGAGTTCTTGGAAAAAAATAAAACAGCTGCGGGCGTGAAAACAACTGCTTCTGGTCTTCAATACATCGTTGAAAAAGAAGGCACTGGCGCAACTCCTAAGAAAGAAGACGTAGTAAAAGTACACTACAAAGGTACTTTGACTAATGGCGAACAATTCGATTCTTCTTACGACCGTGGTCAACCAGCTGAATTCCCAGTTGGTGGCGTAATCCCAGGTTGGACTGAAGCTCTTCAATTGATGAAAGTTGGCGGCAAAGCTAAACTTTTCATCCCACCTGAACTTGCTTACGGCCCATCAGGTCGCCCAGGTATCCCACCAAATTCAGTTTTGGTTTTCGAAGTTGAATTGATGGATATCGTAAAAGCTGACAAAAAAGCTAAGAAGTAA
- a CDS encoding response regulator codes for MIEVLFVDDELDTLQLAKVKFEGETSADGVTIATAANAQECLTYLENRGECSRVLVVSDLSMPEMDGIALLKVIQKRFPQVKVYICTAFDTPFLRKNSAEKGALRFFTKPLDFKALRLAMLEDFAVEFAAKDSAK; via the coding sequence ATGATTGAAGTGTTGTTCGTGGATGACGAGTTGGATACGCTCCAGCTTGCGAAAGTAAAATTTGAAGGCGAGACGTCCGCGGATGGGGTGACTATTGCGACGGCGGCCAATGCGCAAGAATGTTTGACCTACCTTGAAAATCGCGGCGAGTGTTCGCGAGTTCTAGTCGTTTCCGATCTGAGCATGCCCGAAATGGACGGCATTGCGCTTCTTAAAGTGATTCAAAAAAGATTTCCGCAAGTTAAGGTGTATATCTGCACCGCTTTTGATACTCCCTTTTTGCGTAAGAACTCAGCGGAAAAAGGGGCTTTGCGCTTTTTCACGAAGCCTTTAGATTTTAAGGCTTTGCGTTTGGCGATGCTCGAAGATTTTGCTGTGGAATTCGCGGCCAAAGACTCTGCAAAATAA
- a CDS encoding DUF2388 domain-containing protein: MKSLVLSASILLAGIAAVAHPGHYHGGGCYNCGRSDANDVASILSAYSGSLLLTSASMCADGPGCYYKEIIVESKDDAALYLATGGEQKGVKLTRALEVLRQMDPSNTSSDEKLAQDILNY, translated from the coding sequence ATGAAATCACTTGTTCTTTCAGCATCTATTTTATTGGCAGGTATCGCGGCAGTGGCTCATCCAGGTCACTACCATGGTGGCGGTTGCTACAATTGCGGTCGTTCAGACGCCAATGATGTCGCTTCAATCTTGAGCGCGTATTCTGGTTCTCTTCTTTTGACGTCTGCAAGCATGTGCGCAGATGGTCCTGGCTGTTACTACAAAGAAATCATCGTTGAATCAAAAGACGACGCGGCTTTGTACTTGGCAACGGGTGGCGAACAAAAAGGCGTGAAATTGACACGCGCACTTGAAGTTCTTCGCCAAATGGATCCGTCAAACACGTCTTCGGACGAGAAATTGGCTCAAGATATCTTGAACTACTAG
- a CDS encoding DUF4105 domain-containing protein, which translates to MLKIQALAMQSKNWVLALALMATTPAHALEYKLATSMPATERQAVKTLLLKADSLLPATLKQALQEVTVKVENIKGGDGRAIGVSSGRNRSITLAPSILPALIAGSENSAKTGRTHKTAYQEALATVLHETTHLYDYVNVHSAEEWKWISECDRTFEQSKDDRTRMRPAECQSYEKMHTSLSGNPYFLQIAGWMGMSDNGFSGRTPDAYELTDPKEYLAVNMEYFLLDSQYKCRRPGMYRFLSSHFKHVPFADVTCDQQLGYVVPNSSYKMAQMLNIDPARVYQVHYLFAEKGEAMMSGWGHAMIRLVVCSPQRKEVGPECLRDIESHLVLSFRAFVDSMSISTWAGLSGKYPSRLFILPMNQVIDEYTKGEFRALRSLPLKLSREQITNVLTRSVEVHWSYEGKYYFVSNNCATEAFNLLQSSLLLPDIMFSEIKTPISLYDLLIKKKLADESVLKDHQRAIQWGYYFDSFKERYNTSFAVAKKALPKMPAQNFEEYFKLSASRRSFVIRSIQPETPDRLKAVAALYLLELAAERRLQSAMLSDLQSALMEEINAANKGEKRSNSAEGTIVDNYLELSQLFAKASSFLPKDLGYGLPDKAELAQAQAGIDAKAQHASETAKETQKLTKELTSDVLLQEADLIKTNIELLKKLLKGN; encoded by the coding sequence ATGTTGAAGATTCAAGCTTTAGCTATGCAAAGCAAAAACTGGGTTCTAGCGCTTGCCCTTATGGCAACGACGCCGGCCCATGCTTTGGAGTATAAATTAGCGACTTCAATGCCTGCAACCGAACGTCAGGCCGTCAAAACTCTTCTACTCAAAGCGGATAGCCTATTGCCCGCGACTTTGAAGCAAGCCCTGCAAGAAGTCACAGTGAAAGTTGAAAACATCAAAGGCGGGGATGGTCGCGCTATTGGTGTTTCATCAGGTCGCAATCGCAGCATCACATTAGCGCCAAGTATTTTACCTGCACTCATCGCAGGCTCCGAAAATTCTGCAAAGACAGGGCGCACTCATAAAACCGCGTATCAAGAAGCTCTTGCAACTGTATTGCACGAAACAACTCACTTGTACGATTACGTGAATGTTCACTCCGCAGAAGAGTGGAAGTGGATTTCAGAGTGCGATCGCACGTTTGAACAAAGTAAAGATGACCGCACCAGAATGCGCCCGGCAGAGTGTCAGTCTTACGAAAAAATGCATACGTCACTGTCAGGTAATCCATACTTCTTGCAGATCGCAGGATGGATGGGGATGTCTGATAACGGCTTTTCCGGTCGCACACCAGACGCTTACGAACTGACAGATCCTAAAGAATATTTAGCAGTGAACATGGAGTACTTCCTTCTTGATTCACAATACAAATGTCGTCGTCCTGGGATGTATCGTTTCTTGTCTTCGCACTTTAAACACGTTCCGTTTGCGGATGTGACGTGTGATCAGCAATTAGGATATGTCGTTCCCAATAGCTCTTATAAAATGGCGCAAATGCTGAATATTGATCCAGCACGCGTTTACCAAGTTCATTATCTTTTTGCAGAAAAAGGCGAAGCGATGATGAGTGGTTGGGGGCACGCAATGATTCGTCTTGTGGTGTGCTCGCCGCAACGTAAAGAAGTGGGCCCTGAGTGTCTGCGCGATATCGAAAGTCATTTGGTGTTAAGCTTCCGCGCCTTCGTCGATTCGATGTCGATCAGCACGTGGGCGGGGCTGAGTGGTAAATACCCTTCGCGGTTATTCATTCTGCCAATGAATCAGGTTATTGATGAATACACTAAAGGCGAATTCCGCGCGTTAAGAAGTTTGCCGCTAAAACTTTCGCGTGAACAAATCACGAATGTCCTGACTCGCTCGGTGGAAGTGCACTGGTCTTACGAGGGCAAATACTACTTCGTATCGAATAACTGCGCGACGGAAGCATTTAATCTTTTGCAGTCCTCATTGTTATTGCCAGACATCATGTTCTCGGAAATTAAGACGCCGATTTCCTTGTATGATCTTTTGATTAAAAAGAAATTAGCTGACGAAAGTGTGTTGAAAGATCATCAACGCGCGATTCAGTGGGGCTATTATTTCGACTCTTTTAAAGAGCGTTATAATACGAGTTTTGCGGTCGCTAAAAAAGCTTTGCCGAAGATGCCAGCACAAAACTTCGAGGAGTATTTCAAGCTTTCAGCCTCGCGAAGATCGTTTGTCATTCGCAGTATTCAGCCTGAAACGCCCGATCGTTTGAAAGCGGTTGCCGCCTTGTATTTGTTAGAGCTTGCAGCTGAACGCCGTTTGCAATCGGCGATGCTGAGTGATTTGCAAAGCGCTTTGATGGAAGAAATCAATGCCGCTAACAAGGGTGAAAAGCGTTCGAACTCTGCTGAGGGAACGATCGTCGATAATTACTTAGAGTTGTCACAGCTTTTTGCGAAAGCCTCATCGTTTTTGCCGAAAGACTTAGGTTATGGATTGCCGGATAAAGCAGAGCTTGCTCAAGCCCAAGCGGGTATTGATGCGAAAGCGCAACACGCCTCTGAAACGGCAAAAGAAACGCAGAAACTGACGAAGGAATTAACGTCAGACGTTCTTTTGCAAGAGGCCGATTTGATTAAGACCAATATTGAATTGTTAAAGAAACTATTAAAAGGAAACTAA
- a CDS encoding LTA synthase family protein, which produces MEKSRARWLNAFWLYLKRILIVNVVFIGIGFLWRLAFLAYYGNSQDLANVHSDVVQAFILGARFDSTILFYINAVPLLILFLVSFFAGFKFCEPLLERIYTRFAKFLIPFYTVFLFIVTYITAVDFGFYSFYQDRINVLIFGFFEDDTTALIKTIWRNYPVIWIFAGLILFTWLLWKGLKLNFTQGKEWVPLKATKVSYPVFVLFALAIFFLNGVGARGSLGLFPLSEMDTGISKNIFVNHLSFNGTRAFTRAIELKSQSNSRWDSNLQHFGYGENYRQAFADFFKVPVEQVPQEPLDLLKHMTGKNPWAEKTKPHVLLLVMESMGGYWLKYDKPEFDLVGSLRKHFEQDTYITNFLSSTNATIGSLSCLMIGSPQRPISEFLTESGYLQVPFRSSPARTFKNAGYKARFIYGGNPGWREVNKFALRQDFDTVEGEAEIADYSGVKEKHDWGIYDEDLFDYVYKTLTEAKTPQFLLTMTTTNHPPYQLPSTYKSPEFKVPAELESRLIADKALAQNRFKTYRYSTEQLAKFLDRVKNSPLKDNLIIAVTGDHTFWIVNFGEDEVLQKGSVPLYMYMPAAIRKKLPPNSFGSHADILPTLYNLALSERPYYSLARDLFSNTPDYAVNASNLIANQQGAVLVAGQSKDDHAMKWQSTADNQFAKLAPADITENEKELSTKYKSLMSVLDYYFMKEKQENRKDH; this is translated from the coding sequence ATGGAAAAATCTCGCGCCCGCTGGCTGAACGCATTTTGGCTTTATCTTAAACGCATCCTGATCGTAAATGTCGTCTTCATTGGCATCGGCTTTTTATGGCGCCTTGCCTTTCTTGCTTACTACGGAAATTCACAAGATCTTGCGAACGTTCATAGCGATGTTGTGCAAGCGTTTATCTTAGGCGCACGCTTCGACAGCACCATTTTATTTTACATCAATGCCGTGCCGTTATTGATTCTGTTTTTGGTGAGCTTTTTTGCGGGCTTTAAATTTTGCGAGCCACTTTTAGAGCGCATCTACACACGCTTCGCTAAGTTCTTGATTCCTTTTTACACCGTCTTTTTGTTCATCGTGACTTACATCACGGCGGTGGACTTTGGTTTCTACAGTTTCTATCAAGATCGCATCAACGTTTTGATCTTTGGTTTCTTTGAAGATGATACGACGGCCTTGATCAAAACCATCTGGCGCAACTATCCAGTGATCTGGATTTTCGCAGGCCTGATTTTATTCACGTGGCTTTTGTGGAAGGGCTTAAAGTTAAACTTCACTCAAGGCAAAGAGTGGGTTCCTTTAAAAGCAACCAAAGTTTCTTATCCCGTATTCGTGCTTTTTGCTTTGGCGATTTTCTTTTTGAACGGTGTTGGTGCACGGGGTTCTTTAGGATTATTTCCTTTAAGCGAAATGGATACCGGGATTTCAAAAAATATTTTCGTGAATCACTTAAGCTTCAACGGCACGCGCGCCTTCACACGTGCCATCGAATTAAAATCACAAAGCAACAGTCGCTGGGACAGCAATCTGCAACACTTCGGTTATGGCGAAAATTATCGCCAAGCTTTTGCTGATTTCTTTAAAGTTCCGGTTGAGCAAGTTCCGCAAGAACCGCTGGATCTTCTGAAACATATGACTGGTAAAAACCCGTGGGCTGAAAAAACAAAGCCGCATGTGTTGTTGCTGGTGATGGAATCCATGGGTGGCTATTGGCTTAAATACGATAAGCCTGAATTCGACCTGGTTGGAAGTTTGCGCAAGCACTTTGAACAGGACACTTACATCACGAACTTCCTTTCAAGCACGAACGCAACGATTGGCTCACTAAGCTGCTTGATGATTGGTTCTCCGCAACGCCCGATCAGTGAATTTTTAACGGAAAGTGGTTACTTGCAAGTGCCTTTCCGCTCCTCCCCGGCCCGTACCTTCAAAAATGCTGGCTACAAAGCACGCTTCATTTACGGTGGTAATCCGGGATGGCGTGAAGTAAATAAATTTGCTCTTCGCCAAGACTTTGACACGGTTGAAGGTGAAGCGGAAATCGCTGACTATTCGGGTGTTAAAGAAAAACATGATTGGGGAATTTACGACGAAGATCTTTTTGATTACGTCTATAAAACTTTGACGGAAGCAAAAACGCCGCAGTTTTTATTGACGATGACGACGACAAATCATCCTCCGTATCAATTGCCGTCAACGTACAAGTCACCTGAATTTAAAGTTCCCGCAGAGTTGGAATCACGCCTTATCGCTGACAAAGCTTTGGCGCAAAATCGTTTTAAAACTTATCGCTATTCAACAGAACAATTGGCGAAGTTCTTAGACCGCGTGAAGAACTCCCCGCTGAAGGATAATTTGATTATTGCGGTGACCGGCGATCATACATTCTGGATTGTGAACTTTGGCGAAGACGAAGTTCTGCAAAAAGGTTCCGTGCCATTGTATATGTATATGCCTGCTGCCATTCGCAAAAAATTGCCGCCGAATTCATTTGGCTCGCATGCGGATATTTTGCCGACTCTTTACAATTTGGCGTTGTCAGAACGTCCTTACTACAGCCTTGCGCGTGATTTGTTTTCTAATACCCCTGATTACGCCGTGAATGCTTCGAATTTGATCGCGAATCAGCAAGGCGCGGTTCTGGTGGCAGGTCAAAGCAAAGACGATCACGCCATGAAATGGCAAAGCACAGCGGACAATCAATTTGCGAAATTAGCCCCTGCCGATATCACTGAAAACGAAAAAGAGCTCTCGACGAAATATAAATCCTTGATGAGTGTCCTGGATTACTATTTCATGAAAGAGAAGCAAGAGAACAGAAAGGATCACTAA
- a CDS encoding response regulator transcription factor — protein MRILVVEDQVKMANFLKKGLNEVGYAVDVAESGTAAESYMAQGEYDLVILDVMLPDQNGIDTARHLRRDGYEGPILMVTALSTTKDKVHGLDAGADDYLTKPYSFDELHARVRALLRRKSPNGGAVSNTLKYADLELDLIQRKARRAGQEISLTTKEFALLEYFLRNPERPLGRVSIAEHVWDIHFDSESNVIDVYINLLRKKIDAPFSKKLIHTVVGTGYVLKENL, from the coding sequence ATGCGGATTCTTGTCGTCGAAGATCAAGTCAAAATGGCCAATTTCCTTAAAAAAGGCCTGAACGAAGTCGGCTATGCAGTGGACGTCGCTGAAAGCGGTACGGCTGCGGAATCGTATATGGCTCAAGGTGAATACGACCTTGTGATTCTGGATGTGATGTTGCCTGATCAAAACGGTATCGATACCGCAAGACACTTGCGCCGTGACGGTTATGAAGGTCCGATTCTTATGGTCACGGCCCTTTCAACGACAAAAGATAAAGTTCACGGTTTAGATGCTGGTGCTGACGATTATTTGACGAAGCCTTATTCCTTTGATGAGTTGCATGCGCGTGTGCGTGCTTTGCTTCGTCGTAAATCACCGAACGGTGGTGCCGTTTCTAATACTTTGAAATATGCCGACCTTGAACTTGATTTGATTCAAAGAAAAGCTCGCCGTGCGGGACAAGAAATTTCTTTGACGACAAAAGAGTTCGCTCTTCTTGAATACTTCTTAAGAAATCCGGAACGTCCATTGGGACGTGTTTCTATTGCAGAGCATGTATGGGACATTCACTTCGACTCTGAAAGCAACGTGATCGACGTTTATATCAACTTGCTTCGTAAGAAAATTGATGCGCCTTTCTCTAAGAAACTCATCCACACAGTTGTAGGTACCGGATATGTTCTTAAAGAGAATTTATAG
- a CDS encoding cell wall metabolism sensor histidine kinase WalK → MFLKRIYRFFSGFSIRLRLSIIFVAIFGVTTILFNTFVFKMMIDNLQQDFDDALFNYAVDVSEGVEIGVKGDLNFPPLRLDHGKILPFPLGTALIQVRHSSGAVLARVGNFGEFNPPYKKDFERIWSGEEATYRTIEHISNIPSAEADSYRLISFPLDNAAKPQLLLQIAVPMTLLETQISKRLTLLELGIPFVLLIATFGGLFLSARALAPVNRMIAIAQRIRASELSARIPVPHAKDEINKLALTLNEMLDRIQQAFQSQERFVADASHQLLTPLTIMRQELELLSKSEKRDVDQFIKSSLQEVDNLSNIVQEMLLLARADAGLGALNLQELSLDELVFEALTRCEKLANSKSIKLKLNIDNQSDEDRKLVRGDKDLLENLIFNIIENAIKYSPNNESVSIVLTYKNDTSALVVEDNGPGIPEEQLPFIFERFSRGSNMESRVKGFGLGLAIAQKIANLHDAKLSAENHTGSGARFIFVMKNI, encoded by the coding sequence ATGTTCTTAAAGAGAATTTATAGATTCTTTTCTGGTTTCAGTATCCGCCTGCGCTTGTCGATCATTTTCGTCGCGATCTTCGGGGTCACGACGATCTTGTTCAACACTTTCGTTTTTAAAATGATGATCGATAATCTTCAGCAAGATTTCGACGATGCCCTATTCAATTATGCCGTCGACGTTTCTGAAGGTGTTGAAATCGGTGTCAAAGGTGACTTGAACTTCCCGCCTTTGCGCCTAGATCACGGTAAGATCCTGCCTTTTCCTTTGGGTACGGCATTGATTCAAGTGCGCCACAGCTCGGGCGCCGTCCTTGCGCGTGTGGGAAATTTCGGTGAATTCAATCCGCCTTATAAAAAAGATTTCGAACGCATCTGGTCCGGTGAGGAAGCGACTTATCGTACGATTGAGCACATCAGCAATATCCCGTCTGCCGAAGCCGATTCGTATCGTTTGATTTCCTTCCCGCTAGATAATGCCGCCAAACCGCAACTGCTTTTGCAAATCGCAGTGCCAATGACCTTGCTTGAAACTCAGATTTCAAAACGTCTGACGTTACTTGAGCTAGGTATTCCCTTTGTGTTGCTGATCGCCACTTTCGGCGGATTGTTCTTATCCGCTCGTGCCTTAGCACCGGTGAATCGCATGATCGCGATTGCCCAAAGAATTCGCGCCAGCGAATTGTCAGCGCGTATTCCTGTGCCCCATGCAAAAGATGAAATTAATAAGCTTGCTTTAACTTTGAATGAAATGCTCGACCGCATTCAACAAGCCTTCCAAAGTCAGGAACGATTTGTTGCCGATGCTTCACACCAACTTTTGACGCCACTGACGATCATGCGCCAAGAACTCGAACTGTTAAGCAAAAGCGAAAAGCGCGATGTCGATCAATTTATTAAAAGCTCTTTGCAAGAAGTTGATAATCTTTCGAACATCGTGCAAGAGATGTTGTTGCTCGCACGTGCCGATGCCGGCCTTGGTGCTTTGAATTTGCAAGAGCTGTCTTTGGATGAGTTGGTCTTCGAGGCCCTGACTCGTTGTGAAAAGTTGGCGAATTCAAAATCTATTAAGCTTAAATTGAACATCGACAATCAGTCAGATGAAGATCGCAAACTTGTTCGCGGCGATAAAGATCTACTGGAAAATTTGATCTTTAATATTATCGAAAATGCGATCAAGTACTCGCCGAACAATGAATCTGTTTCGATCGTTCTAACTTATAAGAATGATACAAGTGCGTTGGTGGTTGAAGATAACGGCCCGGGCATTCCCGAAGAACAATTGCCGTTTATCTTTGAACGTTTCTCGCGCGGATCTAATATGGAAAGTCGCGTAAAGGGCTTCGGTCTAGGTCTAGCTATTGCGCAGAAAATCGCGAATCTTCACGACGCCAAGCTAAGTGCTGAAAATCACACGGGAAGCGGAGCGCGGTTCATCTTTGTAATGAAAAACATTTAA
- a CDS encoding NADPH-dependent FMN reductase — MAAKKILTLVGGISKNSLNQKAFRMMKELAPKEFELQTFDITKLPFFNYDDENNPPQVAADFKKMVEEADAILFITPEYNRSFPGVLKNAIDWASRPYGQSKWKGKKAAVMGASIGAIGTFGAQHHLRQVLAYLDVEVMGQPEFYFNAGKAFNEQGECKDESTLKFAKDYWTAFEKFLKAHEQTTSPKQQKQNEAQM; from the coding sequence ATGGCTGCAAAGAAAATTCTGACGCTAGTGGGTGGGATCAGTAAAAATTCTTTAAATCAAAAAGCTTTCAGAATGATGAAGGAATTGGCGCCGAAAGAATTCGAGCTACAGACCTTCGATATCACGAAGCTTCCATTCTTTAACTATGACGATGAAAATAATCCTCCTCAAGTCGCAGCAGACTTTAAAAAGATGGTCGAAGAAGCTGACGCTATTTTATTTATCACTCCAGAATACAATCGCTCGTTCCCAGGCGTTTTAAAAAATGCGATCGACTGGGCTTCGCGTCCCTATGGTCAAAGTAAATGGAAGGGCAAAAAGGCTGCTGTCATGGGCGCATCCATTGGTGCCATCGGTACATTCGGCGCACAACACCATCTGCGCCAAGTTCTGGCGTATCTGGATGTTGAAGTGATGGGCCAACCCGAATTTTATTTCAACGCCGGAAAAGCCTTCAATGAACAAGGCGAATGCAAAGACGAAAGCACGCTGAAGTTTGCAAAAGATTATTGGACCGCTTTTGAGAAGTTTTTAAAAGCGCACGAACAGACGACTTCGCCAAAACAACAAAAACAAAACGAAGCACAGATGTAA